The following are encoded in a window of Vigna unguiculata cultivar IT97K-499-35 chromosome 8, ASM411807v1, whole genome shotgun sequence genomic DNA:
- the LOC114195153 gene encoding inactive protein RESTRICTED TEV MOVEMENT 2 encodes KPHFCNKRQKNKRTQKQKHQLKTITMAQSTANFDYQDFDPYFEWSEDEGSATLIVMLPGFTKEQLRVQVTSAPMLRINGERQILENKRRRFSREFSIPPYCDTNDVSAKFEGGVLTIKFPKLITLARAQPQIAPIPQKEKEQAQEDHAEKQESVQKEKEPTSDEKEEKKTEGAEENEEKSDEKEKGETKEEEEVPKEIAEKKVRTNVAELTAQDQKPKAKITQRLKTRVLDFTVSLRSVEDQDVKQGFGGNKYVNLIKRPKILMNIGLVMLLVIVLGLYVRNAFKYSSSEGGTDFEKFKEF; translated from the exons AAACCACACTTCTGCAACAAAAGACAGAAAAACAAGAGAACCCAAAAGCAAAAACATCAACTAAAAACAATCACCATGGCACAATCAACAGCTAATTTTGATTACCAAGATTTTGATCCTTATTTTGAATGGTCTGAAGATGAAGGAAGTGCCACCCTCATTGTAATGCTGCCAG GATTCACAAAGGAACAACTGAGGGTTCAAGTGACTTCAGCTCCTATGCTAAGGATCAATGGTGAGCGACAGATTCTTGAGAACAAGCGTCGTCGTTTTTCTAGAGAGTTCTCGATTCCTCCATACTGTGACACCAATGATGTGAGTGCTAAGTTTGAGGGTGGTGTTCTAACCATCAAGTTTCCAAAGCTGATCACCCTAGCTAGGGCACAGCCACAGATAGCTCCAATTCCTcagaaagagaaagaacaagCACAAGAAGATCATGCAGAAAAGCAAGAGTCAgtgcagaaagaaaaagaaCCAACCAGTgatgaaaaagaagagaagaaaacagaAGGGGCTgaagagaatgaagaaaaaagtgatgaaaaagaaaagggtgagacgaaagaagaagaagaggtaCCTAAAGAAATTGCTGAGAAAAAGGTGAGGACTAATGTGGCAGAATTAACAGCACAAGATCAGAAGCCAAAAGCTAAGATAACTCAGAGACTGAAAACAAGGGTTTTAGATTTCACAGTGAGTTTGAGATCAGTGGAAGACCAGGATGTTAAGCAAGGGTTTGGTGGTAACAAGTATGTTAACCTGATTAAGAGGCCAAAGATATTGATGAACATTGGTTTGGTGATGTTATTGGTGATTGTGCTAGGGTTGTATGTGAGAAATGCATTCAAGTATTCATCATCTGAGGGAGGAACAGACTTTGAGAAATTCAAGGAATTTTAA
- the LOC114193797 gene encoding uncharacterized protein LOC114193797, with translation MASRTQPASDFVYEDFEPLYEWVRDERLVNVMLPGFRRDQLRVQVTSKPTLRVTGERLIYQNRYRRFSLELPIQSDYDTDDVTAKFEGSTLSIKFGKRSLNKPTESATTPPQKIEQQKQDTPKPETKTNGDEVSAADQKTPQKEEANTNGSSETKKEETPAPKARPVSRTKTRLIDFALGSGNQVDDEVAGDSDAGNNKRKKIVKWMVLIYAVVAIVALALYAKNAFISNGESDTESFFQEL, from the exons ATGGCTTCAAGGACACAGCCAGCATCTGATTTTGTCTATGAAGACTTCGAACCTCTCTATGAATGGGTTAGAGACGAAAGGCTTGTCAATGTAATGCTACCAG GTTTTAGAAGGGATCAATTGAGGGTTCAGGTGACCTCAAAGCCTACCCTAAGGGTAACAGGTGAACGACTGATCTATCAGAACAGATATCGTCGTTTCAGTTTAGAATTGCCGATTCAATCTGATTATGACACCGATGATGTCACTGCCAAGTTTGAGGGTTCCACTCTATCGATCAAATTTGGAAAACGCTCACTCAATAAGCCCACTGAATCAGCAACAACTCCACCACAAAAGATCGAACAGCAAAAACAAGATACCCCAAAACCAGAAACGAAGACCAATGGTGATGAAGTCTCTGCAGCAGACCAGAAGACACCCCAGAAGGAGGAAGCCAACACTAATGGCTCAAGTgagacaaaaaaagaagaaacaccAGCCCCTAAAGCAAGGCCTGTTTCGAGAACCAAAACTAGGCTCATAGATTTTGCACTGGGTTCTGGAAATCAGGTTGATGATGAAGTGGCCGGAGATTCTGACGCAGGGAATAACAAGCGCAAGAAAATTGTGAAATGGATGGTGCTGATTTATGCGGTTGTGGCCATTGTAGCACTTGCCCTTTATGCTAAAAATGCATTCATATCCAATGGAGAATCAGACACAGAATCATTCTTCCAAGAGCtgtga
- the LOC114194484 gene encoding molybdopterin biosynthesis protein CNX1 has translation MIPVTDAIQIVLNASKRLPPLTVPLHDALGKVLAQDVRAPDPHPPYAASVKDGYAVIAADGPGEYPVVAESRAGDDALGVTLSPGTVAYVTTGGPIPEGADAVVQVENTELVNDASDGTKRVRILVQTTKGNDIRPVGVDIEKDAIVLTSGERLGASEIGLLATVGVTMVKVYPAPTVAVLSTGDELVEPTTGHLSRGQIRDSNRAMLLAAAVQFQCKVLDLGIAKDDEECLGRILDNAFTSGINILITSGGVSMGDKDFIKPLLEKRGKIHFDKVFIKPGKPFTFAEIDFQSSERKILAFGLPGNPASSLVCFHLFVVPAIRLLAGWTDPHHLRVHARLHQPIKTDSFRPEYHRASVVWTDNDGTGNPGFVAVSTGHQVSSRLLSMKSANALLEFPATGRVVPAGTAVSAIIISDLRNMAFDENHMSSGAAFALPGIKSQKVTTDSSGDADVRVAILTVSDTVAMGGGPDRSGPRAVSVINSSSEKLGGARVVATAVVPDNVAKIQDILRRWSDIEQMDLIITLGGTGFTPRDLTPEATKPLIEKETPGLLYVMMQESLKVTPFAMLSRSAAGIRGSTLIINMPGNPNAVAECMGALLPALKHGLKQIRGDKKEKHPRHVPHVDAVPADVWEQSYRLATADDVSCSCCN, from the exons ATGATCCCCGTCACTGACGCCATCCAAATAGTCCTTAACGCATCTAAACGTCTTCCTCCACTCACTGTGCCTCTTCACGATGCCCTAGGCAAGGTCCTCGCGCAAGACGTTCGCGCTCCCGATCCTCACCCGCCCTACGCCGCCTCCGTCAAGGACGGTTACGCGGTCATCGCCGCCGATGGCCCCGGCGAGTATCCGGTCGTTGCCGAATCCAGAGCTGGAGACGACGCTCTTGGCGTCACTCTCTCCCCTGGAACTGTCGCTTACGTTACTACCGGAG GACCGATACCTGAAGGTGCTGATGCGGTTGTTCAGGTTGAGAATACGGAACTTGTGAACGATGCCTCAGATGGGACTAAGCGGGTCAGGATATTGGTACAAACCACCAAAGGCAATGATATACGCCCTGTG GGAGTTGATATTGAGAAAGATGCAATAGTTTTGACATCTGGAGAAAGGCTTGGTGCTTCGGAAATTGGCTTGCTTGCTACGGTTGGTGTCACAATGGTTAAG GTTTATCCTGCTCCAACAGTTGCTGTTCTTTCTACTGGAGATGAGCTTGTAGAGCCAACTACTGGGCATCTGAGTCGTGGTCAG ATTAGGGACTCTAATCGTGCCATGCTCCTGGCAGCTGCAGTACAATTCCAGTGCAAAGTTTTGGACCTTGGAATTGCTAAGGATGACGAAGAATGTCTAGGAAGGATCTTGGATAATGCTTTTACTTCTGGAATTAATATTCTTATAACTTCAGGAGGTGTTTCAATGGGAGACAAAGATTTTATCAAGCCTTTGCTTGAAAAGCGAGGAAAAATACATTTTGACAAG gTGTTTATTAAACCAGGCAAGCCATTTACATTTGCAGAGATTGACTTTCAATCATCAGAAAGAAAAATTCTAGCTTTTGGGCTACCCGGAAATCCTGCCAGTTCTTTAGTTTGCTTCCATCTCTTCGTGGTCCCTGCAATACGCCTCCTTGCAGGGTGGACAGATCCTCATCATTTGAG GGTACACGCTCGACTTCATCAGCCCATAAAGACAGATTCATTTAGACCTGAATATCATCGCGCTTCTGTTGTATGGACTGACAATGATGGAACAGGAAATCCAGG TTTTGTTGCTGTGAGCACTGGTCATCAGGTAAGCAGTCGGCTACTAAGTATGAAGTCAGCTAATGCTTTGTTGGAGTTTCCAGCAACAGGAAGAGTAGTTCCTGCAGGGACCGCTGTTTCAGCTATCATAATTTCTGACCTAAGAAACATGGCTTTTGATGAGAATCATATGTCATCAGGTGCAGCATTTGCTTTGCCAGGAATTAAATCACAAAAAGTAACTACTGATTCTTCAGGGGATGCTGATGTCAGAGTGGCTATTCTTACAGTTAGTGATACAGTGGCTATGGGGGGTGGTCCAGATAGAAG TGGTCCCAGGGCAGTTTCTGTTATTAATTCTTCATCAGAAAAGCTAGGAGGAGCAAGAGTTGTAGCAACTGCTGTCGTTCCAGATAATGTGGCAAAGATTCAGGACATTCTAAGAAGATGGAGTGATATTGAACAGATGGATCTTATAATTACTCTTG GGGGGACTGGCTTTACTCCACGGGATTTAACGCCAGAAGCTACAAAACCATTGATTGAGAAAGAAACACCTGGTCTTCTGTATGTAATGATGCAAGAGAGTTTAAAG GTGACCCCGTTTGCAATGCTTTCTCGCTCCGCAGCTGGAATCAGAGGATCAACCTTG ATCATTAACATGCCTGGAAACCCTAATGCTGTTGCCGAGTGTATGGGAGCTTTATTGCCAGCGCTTAAGCATGGTCTCAAGCAGATCAGGGGAGACAAGAAAGAAAAGCATCCTCGTCACGTTCCACATGTCGATGCAGTTCCTGCAGATGTTTGGGAACAGAGTTATAGGCTAGCCACTGCCGATGACGTCTCTTGTTCCTGTTGCAACTAA